In Streptomyces sp. HUAS ZL42, the DNA window CCGGCGCTCCTACTTACTTGCCGCCCGGCTAGTTCACTACACTGGGGAAGGTAGACTCCTAACTAGCCGGGCGTCAAGTAAGTTTTCCGGAAAGCGCGGGAGCGGGGAGGATGGGTCACACCATGGACGGCACCAGGCAGCGGCGCCGCGGGAACACCCGCCAGCGCATCCAGGACGTGGCCCTCGAACTCTTCGCCGAGCAGGGCTACGAGAAGACCTCTCTGCGCGAGATCGCCGAGCGCCTCGAGGTCACGAAGGCGGCGCTGTACTACCACTTCAAGACCAAGGAAGAGATCATCGTCAGCATCTTCGAGGATCTGACGAAGCCGATCGAGAACCTGATCGAGTGGGGCAGGCAGCAGCCGCACACGCTCGAGACGAAGCACGAACTCGTACGCCGCTACAGCGAGACCCTGGCCGAGGCGGCCCCGCTCTTCCGCTTCATGCAGGAGAACCAGGCGACGGTACGGGAACTGAGCATCGGCGAGATGTTCAAGAACCGCATGCTGGGCATGCGCGACATCATCATCGATCCCGACGCCGACCTGGTGGACCAGGTGCGCTGCATCAGCGCCCTGTTCACGATGCACGCCGGGATGTTCCTGCTGAAGGACCTCGAAGGCGACCCCGAGGACAAGCGCAAGGCAGTCCTCGAGGTCGCCACGGATCTGGTGACCCAGGCCCATCGGGGCGGGGAACAGCCTTAGAGGGTCACGCCCTTGGAGCGCAGGAAGCGGACCGGGTCGATGGCCGAGCCGTAGTTCGGGCTCGTACGGATCTCGAAGTGCAGGTGGGGCCCGCTGGAGTTGCCGGTGTTGCCCGACCGGGCTATGTGCTGACCGGTCTTGACGACCTGACCGACCTTCACGTCGACGCGGGACAGGTGGGCGTACTGCGAGTAGATCCCGTTGCCGTGCTTGATGACGACGGCGTTGCCGTAGGCGGGGCCGTCGCCGGCGCCGTTGCCGCCGGCCTTGACCACGGTGCCGCCGTGCGCGGCCATCACGTCGGTGCCGCTCGGCACGGCGAAGTCCTGCCCGCTGTGCGTGGACTGCCACATGGCGCCGGACTGGTGGAAGCTGGCGCTCAGCTTGTACTTCTTCACCGGGTCGACCCACGAGGAGGCCGACACGGCCGACTTGGCGGTGGTGGCCTCCGCGGCCGACGCGACCCCGGCTCCCAGCACGACAGACGCACCGAGGGCGGCGGCCACAACAGCCGCGCGGGTGCGGAGGACGGACGTACGGGAAGAACGGGAAGACACGCGCTGGGACATCGAAACCTCAGGGGGTCGGGGGCAGAAGAACCATCCGGCGCACAGCCATTCGCCGGGTGGGCCATCCCTTGGTACCCCCCGGACCCACATACGCCCAAACGTGTGATCTACGACTAAACCTAGTACATCGCCCCGAAATTACGCACTTCTTGACAGAAGTGCCATCGCGGCTAATCCGCCCATGGAGCGGGGATTGCCCACCACATGGGAGGCTAAAATTCCGTTTTGCCCCAGAATCCCCCACCACTATTCAGCCTAGTAACGGACAAATCGCCTGTGCGGCATGTCACCGGGCACCTAGATCAAAGGGCCTCGGAGTGTGACGGGGGCTACGTAAGCCCCAATCGCGGGTGGGTCGCGGGAAGTTGACTGACTGTGAGCCTCACCACAAACGCCGACCGACCCATGTGACCGGCCTCTCATCCGCCGCTACCGTCCAGTAACCCGCTGGTCCCCCTCAAGCCACTCCCACCCATCAGCATGCCCACGACACAGGCAGCGCACGGACGCGAGAGGACCCCCACACATGACCAGACGCACCTGGACGCGCCGCATCGGCATGACCGCCGTTGCCACGGCCGCCGTCACGGCGATGGCCGTTTCCACCGGCGCCCAGGCCGCGACGGCCACCAGCACCTCCACCGTCGCCACCACGGCCGCCGCGGAGGACGTCGACTACGCCACCTGGCAGAACGACTGCCAGACGGTGATGGACCAGGCGCTGCCGTATCTCAAGCAGCGCATCGCCGCCGCCAAGCCGGGCGAGAAGCAGGCGATCGTCTTCGACATCGACAACACCACCCTGGAGACCGACTTCGGCTTCAGCTACCCGCAGCCGGCCAACAAGCCGGTCCTGAACGTCGCCAAGTACGCCCAGGAGCACGGGGTCTCCCTGTTCTTCGTCACCGCTCGGCCGGGCATCATCTACTCGTTCACCGACTACAACCTCAAGTACGTCGGCTACAACGTCTCCGGTCTCTACGTCCGCGGCCTCATCGACCTCTTCAAGGATGTCGCCGCCTACAAGACGGCCCAGCGCGTCGACATCGAGAACAAGGGCTACACGATCATCGCGAACATAGGCAACAGCGCCACCGACCTGTCGGGCGGTCACGCCGAGAAGACCTACAAACTGCCGGACTACAACGGGCAGTTGTCCTGACCCGAAAAAGGGGGCTGCCCCGGGACTTTCCGTCCCGGGGCAGCCCCCTTTTCGTGTTCAGGCCGAGCGAAGCGCCTACGCGTCCTTGCTCAGGTTCGGCCCGGCACCGCCGGCCGCCTGCTCGATCGGCGGGACGTCCGGCAGGGCCGACTTCTCCTCACCCCGGAAGGTGAAGGTCTTGGTCTCGCCCTCGCCCTCGGTGTCCACGACCACGATGTGACCGGGGCGCAGCTCGCCGAAGAGGATCTTCTCCGACAGCGAGTCCTCGATCTCGCGCTGGATCGTGCGGCGCAGCGGCCGGGCGCCCAGCACGGGGTCGTAGCCCTTCTTGGACAGCAGCTCCTTGGCGGACTGGGAGAGCTCGATGCCCATGTCCCGGTCCTTCAGGCGCTCGTCCACCTTGCCGATCATCAGGTCGACGATCCGCAGGATGTCCGCCTGCGTCAGCTGCGGGAAGACGACCACGTCGTCGACGCGGTTGAGGAACTCGGGGCGGAAGTGCTGCTTGAGCTCGTCCGACACCTTGTTCTTCATGCGCTCGTAGTTCGACTTCGTGTCACCGGAGGCCGCGAAGCCCAGGTTGAAGCCCTTGGAGATGTCCCGGGTGCCGAGGTTGGTCGTCATGATGATGACCGTGTTCTTGAAGTCCACGACCCGGCCCTGGGAGTCGGTCAGGCGACCGTCCTCCAGGATCTGCAGCAGCGAGTTGAAGATGTCCGGGTGGG includes these proteins:
- a CDS encoding TetR/AcrR family transcriptional regulator, which produces MGHTMDGTRQRRRGNTRQRIQDVALELFAEQGYEKTSLREIAERLEVTKAALYYHFKTKEEIIVSIFEDLTKPIENLIEWGRQQPHTLETKHELVRRYSETLAEAAPLFRFMQENQATVRELSIGEMFKNRMLGMRDIIIDPDADLVDQVRCISALFTMHAGMFLLKDLEGDPEDKRKAVLEVATDLVTQAHRGGEQP
- a CDS encoding M23 family metallopeptidase; its protein translation is MSQRVSSRSSRTSVLRTRAAVVAAALGASVVLGAGVASAAEATTAKSAVSASSWVDPVKKYKLSASFHQSGAMWQSTHSGQDFAVPSGTDVMAAHGGTVVKAGGNGAGDGPAYGNAVVIKHGNGIYSQYAHLSRVDVKVGQVVKTGQHIARSGNTGNSSGPHLHFEIRTSPNYGSAIDPVRFLRSKGVTL
- a CDS encoding HAD family acid phosphatase; its protein translation is MTRRTWTRRIGMTAVATAAVTAMAVSTGAQAATATSTSTVATTAAAEDVDYATWQNDCQTVMDQALPYLKQRIAAAKPGEKQAIVFDIDNTTLETDFGFSYPQPANKPVLNVAKYAQEHGVSLFFVTARPGIIYSFTDYNLKYVGYNVSGLYVRGLIDLFKDVAAYKTAQRVDIENKGYTIIANIGNSATDLSGGHAEKTYKLPDYNGQLS